GCCTCTCCTTGGATTTTATCGCTTAATGTTCGTGGGCGTGGAAACTTCCCTTTTCTTCCTCTGATTTAAGGATCAATGCCCGAGCGAACATTTCTATTTTGAGTTTTCCCTCGGGGTTTACTACCTCTACCCTTGCTTTCACCGTGCGGGTCTTCTCGTCCATCGTGGGGCTGATCGAGGAAAGTCGTCCGAGGAATTTTTCCTCGGGGTAGGCGGTTACCTTTACGATGTCCCTGTTCCCTACCTTTACCAAGGCTAAATCCTTCTCGTAGATATCCACCAGCACCCAAAGGATGGAGGTATCAGC
The Acidobacteriota bacterium genome window above contains:
- a CDS encoding efflux RND transporter periplasmic adaptor subunit: MSKHAAVGEVVSPEDELFEIADTSILWVLVDIYEKDLALVKVGNRDIVKVTAYPEEKFLGRLSSISPTMDEKTRTVKARVEVVNPEGKLKIEMFARALILKSEEEKGSFHAHEH